Proteins co-encoded in one Sebastes fasciatus isolate fSebFas1 chromosome 11, fSebFas1.pri, whole genome shotgun sequence genomic window:
- the tnk2b gene encoding tyrosine kinase, non-receptor, 2b isoform X3, giving the protein MRRFDKLKKSFPFLAHFHVYRKLGSSMQCEEGTEWLLELLMEVQLQQYLLRIRDDLNVTRLSHFDYVKNEDLEKIGMGRPGQRRLWEAVKRRKAMCKRKSWMSKVFSGKRPDGGDFPQQGQPASSFRKLSPTPPLGLAEGVLTTQPGGGAPLDVQQQALTCLIPEKDLTLFEKLGDGSFGVVKRGEWLTPAGKVLNVAVKCLKTDVLNQPDALEDFICEVNAMHSLDHQNLIRLYGVVLTHPMKMVTELAPLGSMLERLRCVRPQGPVLIHTLCQYAVQVACGMAYLEQRRFIHRDLAARNILLASAHRVKIGDFGLMRALPNNDEHYVMQEHRKVPFAWCAPESLKTRTFSHATDTWMFGVTLWEMFTHGQEPWLGLNGSQILHKIDKEGERLPKPEDCPQDIYHVVLQCWAQKPDDRPTFVALREFLLETMPTDMCALQDFDEPDKLQIQLNDVITITEGRAENYWWRGQNKRTLKVGPFPRNVVTSVAGLSAHDISRPLKNSFIHTGHGDINPVRCWGFPDRIDDLYLGNPMDPPDVLGVDLSGARLGQLPGRARKEPPPRPPQPAVLIKSKSGFSQQLLTHCSCPLCSLLAPLLKEPCYDPVNDDEDLTPAGLKRLSLRKTGSIKGLKLKPAAWVSASKQGVGRTPGSGHNPNSEVSLIDFGEEFPPPTPSPSPVVEIQIPSLAKLALEGDNILDQTPPQSPSRSLPRPLHPTPVVDWDARPLPPPPAYDAVAQDEDDMEVSSINSLEQQHEEEQSEVHNPDEGLFSGQKVEGEALVSRVTDRSGLEDNLFLPSKQSQVLSSSFSQSAEIFQELQQECMRRLNVPTGSAVRSSSPSSCPQTQEGHQQSVLSSNEDKPQIPPRVPIPPRPIKRGDYTSARWSRDLSLSPTPADTTEDVSGPERPPQIPPRDPLSQPGSRTPSPMGLVVGSPQQRVYSVSPTTMPAPLTSCPSAHTYGSYLSTSPGKLMPTTHSFASDPKYAAPKVIQAQAQGKDSVSKGPCILPIVRDGRKVSNTHYYLLPERPPYLDRYDRFFKEAESLPAGGVEERHLRQANTATVRPMVVSNQTLQGHAQGQGLVQPGELKANFSSNNNSSLGGPRSAMKTSVSLPRVCSDGLTAAVVTASCIRTDGGGNSADRVKMVQEAVHGVTIEECQAALQNHNWNIQKSVHYLKVEQLFCLGLRSRPECLKLLEMCDWNLEVASTHMLDNYGSTTRQRR; this is encoded by the exons ATGCGGCGTTTTGACAAGCTGAAAAAGTCATTCCCCTTCCTGGCACACTTTCACGTCTATCGA AAACTGGGCAGTAGCATGCAGTGTGAGGAAGGCACAGAAtggctgctggagctgctgatgGAGGTGCAGCTGCAGCAGTACTTGCTGCGGATCCGAGACGACCTCAACGTCACGCGGCTGTCACACTTCGACTACGTCAAGAACGAAGACCTGGAGAAGATCGGCATGGGTCGACCTG GACAGAGACGTCTGTGGGAGGCTGTGAAAAGGAGGAAAGCCATGTGCAAGCGCAAGTCCTGGATGAGCAAG GTGTTTAGCGGTAAGCGCCCAGACGGAGGAGACTTCCCCCAGCAGGGCCAGCCGGCCTCCTCCTTTCGTAAGCTGTCTCCCACACCTCCGCTGGGCCTGGCGGAGGGAGTCCTGACCACGCAGCCCGGTGGTGGTGCCCCTCTAGACGTGCAGCAGCAGGCTCTGACCTGCCTCATCCCAGAGAAGGACCTGACGCTGTTTGAGAAGCTGGGGGACGGCTCCTTCGGTGTAGTGAAGAGAGGGGAGTGGTTGACGCCTGCAGGGAAGGTG CTGAACGTAGCTGTGAAGTGTCTGAAGACAGATGTGCTCAACCAGCCCGATGCTCTGGAGGATTTCATCTGTGAGGTCAACGCCATGCACTCCCTGGACCACCAGAACCTCATTCGCCTCTACGGTGTGGTGCTCACACACCCAATGAAGATG GTGACCGAGCTGGCTCCTCTGGGCTCTATGCTGGAGCGTTTGCGATGTGTTCGTCCACAGGGCCCGGTGTTGATCCACACGCTGTGTCAGTACGCCGTACAGGTGGCCTGTGGCATGGCCTATCTGGAGCAGAGGAGGTTCATCCACCGGGACTTGGCAGCCAG GAACATCCTGCTGGCCTCGGCTCACAGAGTGAAGATCGGTGACTTTGGCCTGATGAGGGCTCTGCCCAACAACGATGAGCACTACGTCATGCAGGAGCATCGAAAGGTCCCCTTTGCATG GTGCGCCCCAGAGAGTCTGAAGACCAGGACGTTCTCCCATGCTACAGACACGTGGATGTTTGGAGTCACTCTCTGGGAGATGTTCACACACGGCCAGGAGCCTTGGCTGGGCCTCAATGGGAGCCAG atCCTGCACAAGATTGATAAAGAAGGTGAACGCCTCCCTAAGCCGGAAGACTGTCCGCAGGATATCTATCATGTGGTGCTGCAGTGTTGGGCTCAGAAACCAGATGACAGACCCACCTTTGTCGCCCTGCGTGAGTTCCTGCTTGAG acCATGCCCACAGACATGTGTGCTCTGCAGGACTTTGACGAGCCAGACAAACTCCAGATCCAGCTCAATGATGTCATCACCATCACAGAGGGGAG GGCAGAGAACTACTGGTGGCGAGGCCAAAACAAGCGGACCCTTAAGGTCGGACCGTTCCCCAGAAACGTGGTGACATCAGTAGCGGGTTTGTCAGCTCATGACATCAGCCGGCCGCTCAAGAACAGCTTCATCCACACGGGACACGGAGACATCAACCCTGTTCGCTGCTGGGGCTTCCCCGACAGGATTGACGA TTTGTACCTCGGTAATCCCATGGATCCTCCCGATGTCCTTGGTGTTGACCTCAGTGGTGCTCGGCTCGGGCAGCTACCGGGACGAGCTAGAA AGGAGCCTCCTCCCCGCCCTCCTCAACCAGCAGTGTTAATCAAGAGTAAGTCTGGTTTCTCTCAGCAGCTCCTCACCCATTGCTCCTGCCCTCTCTGTTCCCTCCTAGCTCCACTCCTCAAAG AGCCTTGCTATGATCCAGTTAACGATGATGAGGATCTGACTCCGGCGGGACTGAAGAGATTATCGCTTCGGAAAACGGGTTCTATCAAAGGCTTAAAACTGAAACCTGCTGCGTGGGTCTCTGCTTCCAAACAGGGGGTCGGTCGGACTCCAGGCTCAGGCCACAACCCCAACAGCGAAGTGTCCCTCATTGACTTTGGGGAGGAGTTCCCCCCGCCCACACCGTCCCCCTCCCCTGTGGTTGAAATTCAGATTCCTTCACTGGCAAAGCTAGCTTTGGAGGGAGATAACATCCTGGACCAGACTCCGCCTCAAAGTCCGTCTAGATCGTTGCCCCGCCCCCTTCACCCTACACCTGTAGTGGACTGGGATGCCCGGCCATTACCCCCGCCCCCGGCCTATGACGCTGTAGCCCAAGACGAAGACGATATGGAG GTGAGCTCCATCAACAGTTTGGAGcagcagcatgaggaggagcagagtgaAGTCCATAACCCAGATGAGGGTCTCTTCTCTGGACAGAAGGTGGAGGGTGAGGCTCTTGTCTCCAGGGTTACAGACAGATCAGGTCTGGAGGACAACCTGTTTCTCCCCAGCAAGCAGAGCCAGGttctgtcctcctccttctcccagtCAGCAGAGATCTTCCAAGAACTCCAGCAGGAGTGCATGAGGAGGCTAAACGTACCGACTGGGAGTGCTGTGCGGTCAAGCTCACCGTCCTCGTGTCCACAGACCCAGGAGGGACACCAGCAGAGTGTCCTCTCCTCCAATGAGGACAAACCCCAGATTCCCCCACGTGTCCCCATACCCCCTCGCCCCATAAAGAGGGGCGACTACACATCCGCTCGCTGGTCAAGGGATCTCTCCCTGTCACCGACGCCAGCCGACACCACAGAGGACGTTTCGGGCCCAGAGCGACCACCTCAAATCCCTCCCAGGGACCCTTTGTCCCAACCGGGCTCCAGGACTCCCAGCCCCATGGGCCTGGTGGTTGGCTCCCCCCAACAGAGAGTCTACTCTGTCAGCCCCACCACCATGCCGGCTCCCCTTACCTCCTGTCCCTCCGCACACACCTACGGCTcctacctctccacctctccaggTAAACTCATGCCTACCACGCACAGCTTCGCCTCAGATCCTAAATATGCTGCACCCAAAGTGATCCAGGCCCAGGCGCAGGGGAAAGACTCAGTCAGCAAGGGCCCCTGTATCCTCCCTATCGTCCGCGATGGACGTAAAGTCAGTAACACCCACTATTACCTTCTACCAGAGAGGCCCCCGTACCTCGACCGCTACGACCGCTTCTTCAAGGAGGCGGAGAGCCTGCCTGCCGGCGGCGTGGAGGAAAGACACTTACGGCAAGCTAACACCGCCACGGTCAGACCCATGGTGGTCAGCAACCAGACTCTCCAAGGACACGCCCAGGGACAGGGGCTTGTCCAGCCAGGCGAGCTGAAGGCTAATTTCTCCTCCAACAATAACAGCAGTCTGGGTGGGCCACGGTCAGCGATGAAGACATCAGTTAGTCTCCCTCGCGTCTGTTCAGACGGGCTGACAGCAGCGGTGGTCACCGCTTCCTGCATCAGGACAGACGGAGGAGGGAACTCAGCTGACAGGGTCAAAATG GTGCAGGAGGCAGTTCACGGTGTCACGATAGAGGAGTGCCAAGCCGCTCTCCAGAACCACAACTGGAACATCCAGAAATCTGTGCATTATCTAAAG GTGGAGCAGTTGTTCTGTTTGGGTCTGAGGAGCAGGCCGGAGTGTCTAAAGCTGCTGGAGATGTGTGACTGGAACCTGGAGGTGGCCAGCACTCATATGTTGGACAACTATGGATCCACAACAAGACAGAG
- the tnk2b gene encoding tyrosine kinase, non-receptor, 2b isoform X6: protein MGETADYQRLQDTSESDYQRLPSDDEEKLGSSMQCEEGTEWLLELLMEVQLQQYLLRIRDDLNVTRLSHFDYVKNEDLEKIGMGRPGQRRLWEAVKRRKAMCKRKSWMSKVFSGKRPDGGDFPQQGQPASSFRKLSPTPPLGLAEGVLTTQPGGGAPLDVQQQALTCLIPEKDLTLFEKLGDGSFGVVKRGEWLTPAGKVLNVAVKCLKTDVLNQPDALEDFICEVNAMHSLDHQNLIRLYGVVLTHPMKMVTELAPLGSMLERLRCVRPQGPVLIHTLCQYAVQVACGMAYLEQRRFIHRDLAARNILLASAHRVKIGDFGLMRALPNNDEHYVMQEHRKVPFAWCAPESLKTRTFSHATDTWMFGVTLWEMFTHGQEPWLGLNGSQILHKIDKEGERLPKPEDCPQDIYHVVLQCWAQKPDDRPTFVALREFLLETMPTDMCALQDFDEPDKLQIQLNDVITITEGRAENYWWRGQNKRTLKVGPFPRNVVTSVAGLSAHDISRPLKNSFIHTGHGDINPVRCWGFPDRIDDLYLGNPMDPPDVLGVDLSGARLGQLPGRARKPCYDPVNDDEDLTPAGLKRLSLRKTGSIKGLKLKPAAWVSASKQGVGRTPGSGHNPNSEVSLIDFGEEFPPPTPSPSPVVEIQIPSLAKLALEGDNILDQTPPQSPSRSLPRPLHPTPVVDWDARPLPPPPAYDAVAQDEDDMEVSSINSLEQQHEEEQSEVHNPDEGLFSGQKVEGEALVSRVTDRSGLEDNLFLPSKQSQVLSSSFSQSAEIFQELQQECMRRLNVPTGSAVRSSSPSSCPQTQEGHQQSVLSSNEDKPQIPPRVPIPPRPIKRGDYTSARWSRDLSLSPTPADTTEDVSGPERPPQIPPRDPLSQPGSRTPSPMGLVVGSPQQRVYSVSPTTMPAPLTSCPSAHTYGSYLSTSPGKLMPTTHSFASDPKYAAPKVIQAQAQGKDSVSKGPCILPIVRDGRKVSNTHYYLLPERPPYLDRYDRFFKEAESLPAGGVEERHLRQANTATVRPMVVSNQTLQGHAQGQGLVQPGELKANFSSNNNSSLGGPRSAMKTSVSLPRVCSDGLTAAVVTASCIRTDGGGNSADRVKMVQEAVHGVTIEECQAALQNHNWNIQKSVHYLKVEQLFCLGLRSRPECLKLLEMCDWNLEVASTHMLDNYGSTTRQRR, encoded by the exons ATGGGGGAGACGGCAGATTACCAGAGGCTGCAGGACACGTCAGAGTCTGACTACCAACGCCTGCCCAGCGATGACGAAGAG AAACTGGGCAGTAGCATGCAGTGTGAGGAAGGCACAGAAtggctgctggagctgctgatgGAGGTGCAGCTGCAGCAGTACTTGCTGCGGATCCGAGACGACCTCAACGTCACGCGGCTGTCACACTTCGACTACGTCAAGAACGAAGACCTGGAGAAGATCGGCATGGGTCGACCTG GACAGAGACGTCTGTGGGAGGCTGTGAAAAGGAGGAAAGCCATGTGCAAGCGCAAGTCCTGGATGAGCAAG GTGTTTAGCGGTAAGCGCCCAGACGGAGGAGACTTCCCCCAGCAGGGCCAGCCGGCCTCCTCCTTTCGTAAGCTGTCTCCCACACCTCCGCTGGGCCTGGCGGAGGGAGTCCTGACCACGCAGCCCGGTGGTGGTGCCCCTCTAGACGTGCAGCAGCAGGCTCTGACCTGCCTCATCCCAGAGAAGGACCTGACGCTGTTTGAGAAGCTGGGGGACGGCTCCTTCGGTGTAGTGAAGAGAGGGGAGTGGTTGACGCCTGCAGGGAAGGTG CTGAACGTAGCTGTGAAGTGTCTGAAGACAGATGTGCTCAACCAGCCCGATGCTCTGGAGGATTTCATCTGTGAGGTCAACGCCATGCACTCCCTGGACCACCAGAACCTCATTCGCCTCTACGGTGTGGTGCTCACACACCCAATGAAGATG GTGACCGAGCTGGCTCCTCTGGGCTCTATGCTGGAGCGTTTGCGATGTGTTCGTCCACAGGGCCCGGTGTTGATCCACACGCTGTGTCAGTACGCCGTACAGGTGGCCTGTGGCATGGCCTATCTGGAGCAGAGGAGGTTCATCCACCGGGACTTGGCAGCCAG GAACATCCTGCTGGCCTCGGCTCACAGAGTGAAGATCGGTGACTTTGGCCTGATGAGGGCTCTGCCCAACAACGATGAGCACTACGTCATGCAGGAGCATCGAAAGGTCCCCTTTGCATG GTGCGCCCCAGAGAGTCTGAAGACCAGGACGTTCTCCCATGCTACAGACACGTGGATGTTTGGAGTCACTCTCTGGGAGATGTTCACACACGGCCAGGAGCCTTGGCTGGGCCTCAATGGGAGCCAG atCCTGCACAAGATTGATAAAGAAGGTGAACGCCTCCCTAAGCCGGAAGACTGTCCGCAGGATATCTATCATGTGGTGCTGCAGTGTTGGGCTCAGAAACCAGATGACAGACCCACCTTTGTCGCCCTGCGTGAGTTCCTGCTTGAG acCATGCCCACAGACATGTGTGCTCTGCAGGACTTTGACGAGCCAGACAAACTCCAGATCCAGCTCAATGATGTCATCACCATCACAGAGGGGAG GGCAGAGAACTACTGGTGGCGAGGCCAAAACAAGCGGACCCTTAAGGTCGGACCGTTCCCCAGAAACGTGGTGACATCAGTAGCGGGTTTGTCAGCTCATGACATCAGCCGGCCGCTCAAGAACAGCTTCATCCACACGGGACACGGAGACATCAACCCTGTTCGCTGCTGGGGCTTCCCCGACAGGATTGACGA TTTGTACCTCGGTAATCCCATGGATCCTCCCGATGTCCTTGGTGTTGACCTCAGTGGTGCTCGGCTCGGGCAGCTACCGGGACGAGCTAGAA AGCCTTGCTATGATCCAGTTAACGATGATGAGGATCTGACTCCGGCGGGACTGAAGAGATTATCGCTTCGGAAAACGGGTTCTATCAAAGGCTTAAAACTGAAACCTGCTGCGTGGGTCTCTGCTTCCAAACAGGGGGTCGGTCGGACTCCAGGCTCAGGCCACAACCCCAACAGCGAAGTGTCCCTCATTGACTTTGGGGAGGAGTTCCCCCCGCCCACACCGTCCCCCTCCCCTGTGGTTGAAATTCAGATTCCTTCACTGGCAAAGCTAGCTTTGGAGGGAGATAACATCCTGGACCAGACTCCGCCTCAAAGTCCGTCTAGATCGTTGCCCCGCCCCCTTCACCCTACACCTGTAGTGGACTGGGATGCCCGGCCATTACCCCCGCCCCCGGCCTATGACGCTGTAGCCCAAGACGAAGACGATATGGAG GTGAGCTCCATCAACAGTTTGGAGcagcagcatgaggaggagcagagtgaAGTCCATAACCCAGATGAGGGTCTCTTCTCTGGACAGAAGGTGGAGGGTGAGGCTCTTGTCTCCAGGGTTACAGACAGATCAGGTCTGGAGGACAACCTGTTTCTCCCCAGCAAGCAGAGCCAGGttctgtcctcctccttctcccagtCAGCAGAGATCTTCCAAGAACTCCAGCAGGAGTGCATGAGGAGGCTAAACGTACCGACTGGGAGTGCTGTGCGGTCAAGCTCACCGTCCTCGTGTCCACAGACCCAGGAGGGACACCAGCAGAGTGTCCTCTCCTCCAATGAGGACAAACCCCAGATTCCCCCACGTGTCCCCATACCCCCTCGCCCCATAAAGAGGGGCGACTACACATCCGCTCGCTGGTCAAGGGATCTCTCCCTGTCACCGACGCCAGCCGACACCACAGAGGACGTTTCGGGCCCAGAGCGACCACCTCAAATCCCTCCCAGGGACCCTTTGTCCCAACCGGGCTCCAGGACTCCCAGCCCCATGGGCCTGGTGGTTGGCTCCCCCCAACAGAGAGTCTACTCTGTCAGCCCCACCACCATGCCGGCTCCCCTTACCTCCTGTCCCTCCGCACACACCTACGGCTcctacctctccacctctccaggTAAACTCATGCCTACCACGCACAGCTTCGCCTCAGATCCTAAATATGCTGCACCCAAAGTGATCCAGGCCCAGGCGCAGGGGAAAGACTCAGTCAGCAAGGGCCCCTGTATCCTCCCTATCGTCCGCGATGGACGTAAAGTCAGTAACACCCACTATTACCTTCTACCAGAGAGGCCCCCGTACCTCGACCGCTACGACCGCTTCTTCAAGGAGGCGGAGAGCCTGCCTGCCGGCGGCGTGGAGGAAAGACACTTACGGCAAGCTAACACCGCCACGGTCAGACCCATGGTGGTCAGCAACCAGACTCTCCAAGGACACGCCCAGGGACAGGGGCTTGTCCAGCCAGGCGAGCTGAAGGCTAATTTCTCCTCCAACAATAACAGCAGTCTGGGTGGGCCACGGTCAGCGATGAAGACATCAGTTAGTCTCCCTCGCGTCTGTTCAGACGGGCTGACAGCAGCGGTGGTCACCGCTTCCTGCATCAGGACAGACGGAGGAGGGAACTCAGCTGACAGGGTCAAAATG GTGCAGGAGGCAGTTCACGGTGTCACGATAGAGGAGTGCCAAGCCGCTCTCCAGAACCACAACTGGAACATCCAGAAATCTGTGCATTATCTAAAG GTGGAGCAGTTGTTCTGTTTGGGTCTGAGGAGCAGGCCGGAGTGTCTAAAGCTGCTGGAGATGTGTGACTGGAACCTGGAGGTGGCCAGCACTCATATGTTGGACAACTATGGATCCACAACAAGACAGAG
- the tnk2b gene encoding tyrosine kinase, non-receptor, 2b isoform X2, whose protein sequence is MGETADYQRLQDTSESDYQRLPSDDEEKLGSSMQCEEGTEWLLELLMEVQLQQYLLRIRDDLNVTRLSHFDYVKNEDLEKIGMGRPGQRRLWEAVKRRKAMCKRKSWMSKVFSGKRPDGGDFPQQGQPASSFRKLSPTPPLGLAEGVLTTQPGGGAPLDVQQQALTCLIPEKDLTLFEKLGDGSFGVVKRGEWLTPAGKLNVAVKCLKTDVLNQPDALEDFICEVNAMHSLDHQNLIRLYGVVLTHPMKMVTELAPLGSMLERLRCVRPQGPVLIHTLCQYAVQVACGMAYLEQRRFIHRDLAARNILLASAHRVKIGDFGLMRALPNNDEHYVMQEHRKVPFAWCAPESLKTRTFSHATDTWMFGVTLWEMFTHGQEPWLGLNGSQILHKIDKEGERLPKPEDCPQDIYHVVLQCWAQKPDDRPTFVALREFLLETMPTDMCALQDFDEPDKLQIQLNDVITITEGRAENYWWRGQNKRTLKVGPFPRNVVTSVAGLSAHDISRPLKNSFIHTGHGDINPVRCWGFPDRIDDLYLGNPMDPPDVLGVDLSGARLGQLPGRARKEPPPRPPQPAVLIKSKSGFSQQLLTHCSCPLCSLLAPLLKEPCYDPVNDDEDLTPAGLKRLSLRKTGSIKGLKLKPAAWVSASKQGVGRTPGSGHNPNSEVSLIDFGEEFPPPTPSPSPVVEIQIPSLAKLALEGDNILDQTPPQSPSRSLPRPLHPTPVVDWDARPLPPPPAYDAVAQDEDDMEVSSINSLEQQHEEEQSEVHNPDEGLFSGQKVEGEALVSRVTDRSGLEDNLFLPSKQSQVLSSSFSQSAEIFQELQQECMRRLNVPTGSAVRSSSPSSCPQTQEGHQQSVLSSNEDKPQIPPRVPIPPRPIKRGDYTSARWSRDLSLSPTPADTTEDVSGPERPPQIPPRDPLSQPGSRTPSPMGLVVGSPQQRVYSVSPTTMPAPLTSCPSAHTYGSYLSTSPGKLMPTTHSFASDPKYAAPKVIQAQAQGKDSVSKGPCILPIVRDGRKVSNTHYYLLPERPPYLDRYDRFFKEAESLPAGGVEERHLRQANTATVRPMVVSNQTLQGHAQGQGLVQPGELKANFSSNNNSSLGGPRSAMKTSVSLPRVCSDGLTAAVVTASCIRTDGGGNSADRVKMVQEAVHGVTIEECQAALQNHNWNIQKSVHYLKVEQLFCLGLRSRPECLKLLEMCDWNLEVASTHMLDNYGSTTRQRR, encoded by the exons ATGGGGGAGACGGCAGATTACCAGAGGCTGCAGGACACGTCAGAGTCTGACTACCAACGCCTGCCCAGCGATGACGAAGAG AAACTGGGCAGTAGCATGCAGTGTGAGGAAGGCACAGAAtggctgctggagctgctgatgGAGGTGCAGCTGCAGCAGTACTTGCTGCGGATCCGAGACGACCTCAACGTCACGCGGCTGTCACACTTCGACTACGTCAAGAACGAAGACCTGGAGAAGATCGGCATGGGTCGACCTG GACAGAGACGTCTGTGGGAGGCTGTGAAAAGGAGGAAAGCCATGTGCAAGCGCAAGTCCTGGATGAGCAAG GTGTTTAGCGGTAAGCGCCCAGACGGAGGAGACTTCCCCCAGCAGGGCCAGCCGGCCTCCTCCTTTCGTAAGCTGTCTCCCACACCTCCGCTGGGCCTGGCGGAGGGAGTCCTGACCACGCAGCCCGGTGGTGGTGCCCCTCTAGACGTGCAGCAGCAGGCTCTGACCTGCCTCATCCCAGAGAAGGACCTGACGCTGTTTGAGAAGCTGGGGGACGGCTCCTTCGGTGTAGTGAAGAGAGGGGAGTGGTTGACGCCTGCAGGGAAG CTGAACGTAGCTGTGAAGTGTCTGAAGACAGATGTGCTCAACCAGCCCGATGCTCTGGAGGATTTCATCTGTGAGGTCAACGCCATGCACTCCCTGGACCACCAGAACCTCATTCGCCTCTACGGTGTGGTGCTCACACACCCAATGAAGATG GTGACCGAGCTGGCTCCTCTGGGCTCTATGCTGGAGCGTTTGCGATGTGTTCGTCCACAGGGCCCGGTGTTGATCCACACGCTGTGTCAGTACGCCGTACAGGTGGCCTGTGGCATGGCCTATCTGGAGCAGAGGAGGTTCATCCACCGGGACTTGGCAGCCAG GAACATCCTGCTGGCCTCGGCTCACAGAGTGAAGATCGGTGACTTTGGCCTGATGAGGGCTCTGCCCAACAACGATGAGCACTACGTCATGCAGGAGCATCGAAAGGTCCCCTTTGCATG GTGCGCCCCAGAGAGTCTGAAGACCAGGACGTTCTCCCATGCTACAGACACGTGGATGTTTGGAGTCACTCTCTGGGAGATGTTCACACACGGCCAGGAGCCTTGGCTGGGCCTCAATGGGAGCCAG atCCTGCACAAGATTGATAAAGAAGGTGAACGCCTCCCTAAGCCGGAAGACTGTCCGCAGGATATCTATCATGTGGTGCTGCAGTGTTGGGCTCAGAAACCAGATGACAGACCCACCTTTGTCGCCCTGCGTGAGTTCCTGCTTGAG acCATGCCCACAGACATGTGTGCTCTGCAGGACTTTGACGAGCCAGACAAACTCCAGATCCAGCTCAATGATGTCATCACCATCACAGAGGGGAG GGCAGAGAACTACTGGTGGCGAGGCCAAAACAAGCGGACCCTTAAGGTCGGACCGTTCCCCAGAAACGTGGTGACATCAGTAGCGGGTTTGTCAGCTCATGACATCAGCCGGCCGCTCAAGAACAGCTTCATCCACACGGGACACGGAGACATCAACCCTGTTCGCTGCTGGGGCTTCCCCGACAGGATTGACGA TTTGTACCTCGGTAATCCCATGGATCCTCCCGATGTCCTTGGTGTTGACCTCAGTGGTGCTCGGCTCGGGCAGCTACCGGGACGAGCTAGAA AGGAGCCTCCTCCCCGCCCTCCTCAACCAGCAGTGTTAATCAAGAGTAAGTCTGGTTTCTCTCAGCAGCTCCTCACCCATTGCTCCTGCCCTCTCTGTTCCCTCCTAGCTCCACTCCTCAAAG AGCCTTGCTATGATCCAGTTAACGATGATGAGGATCTGACTCCGGCGGGACTGAAGAGATTATCGCTTCGGAAAACGGGTTCTATCAAAGGCTTAAAACTGAAACCTGCTGCGTGGGTCTCTGCTTCCAAACAGGGGGTCGGTCGGACTCCAGGCTCAGGCCACAACCCCAACAGCGAAGTGTCCCTCATTGACTTTGGGGAGGAGTTCCCCCCGCCCACACCGTCCCCCTCCCCTGTGGTTGAAATTCAGATTCCTTCACTGGCAAAGCTAGCTTTGGAGGGAGATAACATCCTGGACCAGACTCCGCCTCAAAGTCCGTCTAGATCGTTGCCCCGCCCCCTTCACCCTACACCTGTAGTGGACTGGGATGCCCGGCCATTACCCCCGCCCCCGGCCTATGACGCTGTAGCCCAAGACGAAGACGATATGGAG GTGAGCTCCATCAACAGTTTGGAGcagcagcatgaggaggagcagagtgaAGTCCATAACCCAGATGAGGGTCTCTTCTCTGGACAGAAGGTGGAGGGTGAGGCTCTTGTCTCCAGGGTTACAGACAGATCAGGTCTGGAGGACAACCTGTTTCTCCCCAGCAAGCAGAGCCAGGttctgtcctcctccttctcccagtCAGCAGAGATCTTCCAAGAACTCCAGCAGGAGTGCATGAGGAGGCTAAACGTACCGACTGGGAGTGCTGTGCGGTCAAGCTCACCGTCCTCGTGTCCACAGACCCAGGAGGGACACCAGCAGAGTGTCCTCTCCTCCAATGAGGACAAACCCCAGATTCCCCCACGTGTCCCCATACCCCCTCGCCCCATAAAGAGGGGCGACTACACATCCGCTCGCTGGTCAAGGGATCTCTCCCTGTCACCGACGCCAGCCGACACCACAGAGGACGTTTCGGGCCCAGAGCGACCACCTCAAATCCCTCCCAGGGACCCTTTGTCCCAACCGGGCTCCAGGACTCCCAGCCCCATGGGCCTGGTGGTTGGCTCCCCCCAACAGAGAGTCTACTCTGTCAGCCCCACCACCATGCCGGCTCCCCTTACCTCCTGTCCCTCCGCACACACCTACGGCTcctacctctccacctctccaggTAAACTCATGCCTACCACGCACAGCTTCGCCTCAGATCCTAAATATGCTGCACCCAAAGTGATCCAGGCCCAGGCGCAGGGGAAAGACTCAGTCAGCAAGGGCCCCTGTATCCTCCCTATCGTCCGCGATGGACGTAAAGTCAGTAACACCCACTATTACCTTCTACCAGAGAGGCCCCCGTACCTCGACCGCTACGACCGCTTCTTCAAGGAGGCGGAGAGCCTGCCTGCCGGCGGCGTGGAGGAAAGACACTTACGGCAAGCTAACACCGCCACGGTCAGACCCATGGTGGTCAGCAACCAGACTCTCCAAGGACACGCCCAGGGACAGGGGCTTGTCCAGCCAGGCGAGCTGAAGGCTAATTTCTCCTCCAACAATAACAGCAGTCTGGGTGGGCCACGGTCAGCGATGAAGACATCAGTTAGTCTCCCTCGCGTCTGTTCAGACGGGCTGACAGCAGCGGTGGTCACCGCTTCCTGCATCAGGACAGACGGAGGAGGGAACTCAGCTGACAGGGTCAAAATG GTGCAGGAGGCAGTTCACGGTGTCACGATAGAGGAGTGCCAAGCCGCTCTCCAGAACCACAACTGGAACATCCAGAAATCTGTGCATTATCTAAAG GTGGAGCAGTTGTTCTGTTTGGGTCTGAGGAGCAGGCCGGAGTGTCTAAAGCTGCTGGAGATGTGTGACTGGAACCTGGAGGTGGCCAGCACTCATATGTTGGACAACTATGGATCCACAACAAGACAGAG